The Megalobrama amblycephala isolate DHTTF-2021 linkage group LG8, ASM1881202v1, whole genome shotgun sequence region atattcaatatgCAAATTCTTCTTATCTTTACTTAGGTAAATCTATAGGAATTTTTATTGTAATACACAAAGTCTGTGTAACCGAACAAGTGTACAGTTAAATACTTAATTATTTAACTGTataattataaagtaaaataattatgtTATTAACAAAGAAAGTGAAgcctacaggtgctggtcatataattagaatatcatcaaaaagtttatttatttcactaattccattcaaaagtgtatattatattcattcattacacacagactgatatatttcaaatgtttatttcttttaattttgatgattataattcagtatctcagaaaattagaatattgtgaaaaggttcaatattgaagacacctggtgccacactctaatcagctaattaactcaaaacacctgcaaaggcctttaaatggtctctcagtctagttctgtaggctacacaatcatggggaagactgctgacttgacagttgtccaaaagacgaccattgacaccttgcacaaggagggcaagacacaaaaggtcattgcaaaagaggctggctgttcacagagctctgtgtccaagcacattaatagagaggcgaagggaaggaaaagatgtggtagaaaaaagtgtacaagcaatagggataactgcacaccggagaggattgtgaaacaaaacccattcaaaaatgtggggagattcacaaagagtggactgcagctggagtcagtgcttcaagaactactacacacagacgtatgcaagaaatgggtttcagctgtcgcattccttgtgtcaagccactcttgagcaacagacagcgtcagaagcgtctcgcctgggctaaagacaaaaaggactgggctgctgctgagtggtccaaagttatgttctctgatgaaagaaaatgttgcatttcctttggaaatcagggtcccagagtctggaggaagagaggagaggcacacagttcatgttgcttgaggtccagtgtaaagtttccacagtcagtgatggtttggggtgccatgtcatttgctggtgttgggccactgtgttttctgaggtccaaggtcaacgtagccgtataccaggaacttttagagcacttcatgcttcctgctgctgaactttatggagatgcagatttcattttccaacaggacttggcacctgcacacagtgccaaagctaccagtacctggtttaagagccttaattggccagcaaacttgcctgaccttaaccccatagaaaatctatgaggaagatgcgatatgccagacccaacaatgcagaagtgctgaaggccactatcagagcaacctgggctctcataacacctgagcagtgccacagactgatcgactccatgccacgccgcatttctgcagtaattcaggcaaaaggagccccaacaaagtattgagtgctgtacatgctcatacttttcatgttcatacttttcagttggccaagatttttaaaaatcctttctttgtattggtcttaagtaatattctaattttctgagatactgaatttgggattttccttagttgtcagttataatcatcaaaattaaaagaaataaacatttgaaatatatcagtctgtgtgtaatgaatgaatataatatacaagttccactttttgaatggaattagtgaaataaatcaactttttgatgatattctaattatgcGAACAGCACCTGTATAATTAGGACTATTAAacttttttactattatttccatgttttagcacattttcCCCAATtgtagtgtaaaaaaaatattatggtaataaatcattatattatataatgaaattcataatataaaaaaatatatataatatatattattttaaatattttacctatgaattgttgatttaaagggtaatttaaaaaatagttgATTCTCAGTtggaaataaacaaaacagtaaaacatCTAGACTTTAAAGCTTTGTGTTGCAAGGGCATTGCAATGCAGTTgataaggtgttctgggtgttttttagcatgttttgaggtggttgatagggtgttcttTGGGGGTTGCTAGGTGGGTGTTTGCTGGTTTGTGTGTGCAATTTATGCATTCACAAAAATgattgttttcaaacaggtttcctgaAGACTCCACCATCTGTCATTTAAAGAAAAGGTATTCGATTcgatacatttaaattaattttctaTTAATCAATAAATACAAATTCTTCACTGCATGCTGTTGATAGTGGTTTTTAATTGAAGAAATTTCACTCAAAACTATAGACAAACAAGATCCAGTGTTTCCTATGGGATAGAAATGTGCAACCAAATCCAAACCATTAGCTGGAAAAAGCATTAGGACTGTAATGAATATTTGGTGTTTTGCTCATTGGTGGAAAATTGGTTCTGTTAAATTGTCCCATTTTAATCTATTTAGTTGTTTGCTGTGCATTTCAATGACATGACAAGTATAACAAACCATCCAGTGCTCATCCTTAGCCACATCAGgccacaaaatatttttattacattcaaAAGAAAGAGATCTTTGAAGTACTTGTCCATAGTTTAACTTACAGTGGTGAATTCACTGTACAGATGACACTTTTACATTATGCATTTCAGCACAAAAAAACCTTCTTATTCACTACTAGCCACATGCCATCCAACTTAACCAGGGGCAGGATGCATAAACTactagtcttacaagttagtcatctcataatatttttaagtcagttacataaaaacgTAGATTCTGATACTGAAAAGTAAGGCTGATTACCCCTAACTAACTGCTAGTATGTCATACTAGTTCTTAAGACTTAGAGGTGCATCCCAATTTGTGTACTTATGCACCATTCTATACCCATTAGTATATATAGTGTGAGTatagtgtgttcacactgaaaattccaaaaccaaaaagtgcactttaaatacccaaATTATGCACTTAATTAACCGAAAAAACAAAGTGTAGAATGTTGAACACTTTTTGCACTCAACTGCCGCAACTTTAATTACATAATGGAGGGGTAGGGGCTATCAGAACTGATGATgcatgacaaaataaccttataaaattcatacactacatggttgagtacatagtgtataagtgtgtCATTTGGGATGCAACTACAGTCTTAATATAATGGCTATGTTTATACAACTGACCCCAGGTGCAGTATAGCATTGCACTTTGACTGAAGTCATTGTCATTCTGTCCAGTGCATCATACCTCCTTGCTATGCAaataaggcttaatataatgcACCATATTTACAAAACTGCTATTTGCTTGGCACAATTACGTCTGAAAAGCGATGTCTGTGTACATTTTCCTGTGACCGCGGCAGCAGTAATTCATCAAATGATGGAGAAGAGCATTATAACTGGGCACATTTCCAGACACACAGTGTAGACAAGTGCTCTTTCTGCATTTTAAAGAGCTGATTCAGGTGCATGAACTGCAGTAATGTCCGATTGCAGTAGCCTGCAGCATTCTCTACAATGTAATGCATAATGAAAATTGCATTGCACAATTTTGggtgtgtttatgctgttatgTGATTTGCATAGTTCCTTTAGTCCAAGGGTttccaaactcagtcctggagggccactgtcctgaagagtttagctccaacttgcctcaacaaacctgcctggaagtttctagtatgcctaattagaccttgattagctggttcaggtgtgtttaattggggttggagctaaactctgcaggacagtggccctccaggactgggTTTGGAGTCCCCTACTTTAGTCAATCAAATGCTAAAACAACCCCAAACGTACACTACTATTCTTAGTGAATTCCCCCTTAGTCTTAGTTGCTATTGAACTTGGGTTTTCTCCGTAATTGGTCCAGGACCGTGCTGACTTGGACTTTTACAGAGCACAAATCGCTGGATgatatgaatcagtgtatcacgGAAGCGCTGGATGCGGAACGCATATACCAGCGGGTTGAGTGCGGAGTTAACGTGTGACATAAAGATGCCCACATATAAAGCACTCTTGGGCACTGTGCATGTTGGGCAAAAAAACACAATACTGTTCATTATATGAAGCGGCAGCCAGCAGAGCGCAAAAAGAAACAGAACTAGTGCTAACGACTTTGCCAGTTTCAGCTCTTTGCGGTAGTACTTGCTCGAGTCGCAAGTAGCTTCGGCTCGACGATTGAGTTGGCGGCAGATCACGCGGAAGATCTCGGCGTACAGTCCAATCATGATGGTCAGGGGCACCACCACCCAAACGAAGAAGTTGAAGTAGACCATATAATCCATGCGCATGACGTTGGTGAACTGGCATTGGATGGACGTCGTACTGACATTTGCGGGTGGACTGCGGTGCCAGCCGGCCATAGGCACTAAGCCAGTCAGAAATGAGATGAGCCAGCACAAACCCACAGCTACCCATGCCCGCCTTTGCGTAACAATGATGTTGTACCtgtcaaaaaatacaaatgcaatGACATAAATTACTTTTTGAAACCAATCATAACAGCAAGTGGTGATGCAAGTGTTGATCTATATAATGCGCACATCTTTAGTAATATCAAAGATTACTGAATAgcacaagacatgtcactcaTAATATTTTGAAGTGCATCATGCAATATGgctctttttaaaaaagagcCAATCACCGATTGGTAAAGTCGTTGCGTCACTGCAGTGGCCTtaagaagctccggttcctatagaaacaatCAGATGCACGCTTcctatagagtacctcagagatgacgtgtttttgtatgcaaaaaccGGAAGTGAGTTAGcgttttaggacttccggtacCATCGCCATAAagtttatgggttttttgaataggtttttgctaaatcgcctgaaataaggtctgtggttaacaaagcctctatacattttcatgttttgttctatgacataaaacacaccagttattacccgcttgtgatttttttaaacctttattgtgtcttaaaaacggcggttgctaacaagttgctaaaagggacttcTTCCTTTggtggggactttagacgtcatcatgacaaacaggacatttggacagcatttctcatgaaaaagtggataagtagcCTATTTATAGTGCAGATCATAATGAgcaagcatgtttttaaataaagttgtttttttaaataaattttgaggaagcttggtggtagTGACGTTATGGTGTGCTAGtctgtttatagcctactgttagctttttatatctgacgacttaggcttcaaaatgtataaatattgtgttaacttgtaaagattatcttgatagacaaaacgtgtacgTGTCATAAccatttgttaaacacagagcttatttttttgctattttgcaaaagtctatgggaaaattGCATAGGCTTTGATCGAGGGAACCTGTGCGCCGCTAATTTCCGGGTTGGCCAACAAAAACAagtcatctctgaggtactctataggGACACACACTTGGGAATGCACATGCGcatgatccagcctgaaaagttttgtcatgattcgagcatttagaaacaaaatttaagaGACAGTTATTTGTCAGATTTccttggtgatttcaaatatgaaatttaatcgaatgcttggcaaacagctttggagaatttgatgtttccccattcaaatagataggaacTGCACTTGcatgtttcaaagatggccgccaagtCTTGAAGGGACTTACTGAGTAATATTACTCATTAAGTCATTTTTAACAAATAGGCCAGGTTGTGGTTGTGTTGACAGCATTCTGACACATATTGTGTGGGATTTTAACacataatgtataatttaccaaaaaaaaaaaaaaaaactctggaCAGATTGGCACAATAAACGGGTTATCTCCTGGGTGGGCAGTTTGTGTTTaaggaaataaaaacaatacatataattatatttcatatGGTATCACATAAAAAGCTCTAAAAcgaataaaatcattaataaaataaatatacagtatatacatttcaatttactaaacttaaaatattaacGGCTGTTTTTTGTCGGCCAATCACGTCATGCGTCTTGTCTTTTTAAACTGTGGCGGATTCCCGCTCTTTTCACTCTGGCCTGGTTTGAGGGGAATCACGATGCTGCTGGACTCAGCGCCATCCGTAAGTTACAGCAGAAAATACTCTTTAAAATGCGTAATGCTGCAAAAATATGATCATGGAAATAGTTAGCTACCAAATACGTTGTTAATTAGTTGGAAAGTGGCGACGTGTATACGTGTATACCGTTAGCAACGCGCGTAACTGAAATGAAAGACGCTGAAAAACACGACCAAATAATTTGTTCAGCGCACCAGATCATTTTATAAACACCTAAAAGAGGATTATAAGTGAACAATTTAACCTGGAACATAAAATGTTGTTTGTTCTCATTGCATTACTTACATTCTACGGTATGACTTGTCTTTAAGGGCGCTGTTGTGTTGATCATAAGATTAACACTGAGccttattttaaagaatttgttGATATTGACAAAGATGAAGATTTTTTATCGATTTCAAGTCAAGTGCACGTCAAGCACAAGAGCAGCTTGACTTTCTGAAAGGGAGGTTAGTTGCTCACTGATCTCTATTTTCTTTCTAGTTAACGTTATATGGCTTGGGTGTGGAGGAGTCTGGAGGATTTTTTTCTCAGACGTTTTATCATCCTCAAGACGAAAAAGgtaagtaaaaattatttataaataatttgaattattattattattattattattatgcagtACAAATAGACTGGAGTGAGTTGTACTTGCCTTAGGCAGTACAATTAAATTttctaaatgaaaataaacattattttttagatacaaattatgtatttgaataaattttaatatattaaattcaCCGTTCCCCACAAATGTGTTACATAAGCATTTAAGTCACATGCCATCAAACATCAAGCAAATGAGTGGTTAGGTACGCTGCCAAAATACTATCAAACCAGTGAAGATCATTCCCTTTGACAGACAGCAGTGGTTTAATTTAGTTAAAAGCCTTGCATTACACCAGCCCATTGATTTGCATTAAAGAAAGCAACAGATATATTGCTGTCTGGCCAAGGAACATGATCAAACACAACTGATGCATTAAAGGTAAAGTTTAATCTCTACGTGGCAAAATGCAAAtttataaaattgtttaaaaataaattctgactCTGACACCTAATTAGATGAGAAACTCAAAGCTTTGTTGTTTGCcgaactattattattattaaattaaactgTTTATTGAACATaggtgggtttttttttatcaaaatgctGTTGCATGACAGCAATAATCTACTCAAGGCTGTGCATGATgattttgttaaattattgcTTTGTGTCATGCAGTTTTAACAGAAATATTATTGTGACTAAGTTGGCGAAACgcttcagtattttttttatgcatcaCAATCAGTAGTTTTTTGACTTGCACACCAATTGTGACATCCTAGAATCTAAAGTCAGTTAACTAGCATaaaatttgtgatttttttctttcctattaTATAGCAGATTCTGCACTAATAAATAGACAGTTGTAAAACATAGTAAATATGTTTGTGCATCATCCTGATATGGTTTATTTAGAAGAGGGATTTACAAACGTACAGCATGATATTTTAAGGTAATATTTTCAATGGTCTGATGTCAGTTAATGGTCATATGACAtgttttgctttaattaattattacatttaaatatttaatctttATTCAGTAAGTGTTTCAGACTCACCTGGTCGGGATTTTGACGCGTAGGAAGCGGTCGATGGCGATGGCCAACAGGGACAGTATGGAGCTTTGGGTGATGATGACGAGAAGGCAGGAAATGAAGAGGCAGGTGTAAAATTGTGTATTGAGACCCAGGCTGATGACCACCGCTAGCGGAATGACAAGAACGCCGACCGCAATATCGGCCAGCGCCAGAGAGACAATAAAGCAGAAGGTCGGGTCTCTAAGAGCCTGGTTCATGCCCACCACCAAGACCACCAGCACATTCCCAAGCACCGACGCCAGGGCGATAGTGCTCTCAATGGAGATGTACACCAGGTCCGCTTTCTCCCAGCTCTCAGTTACTGTGACCGTTGACATCTTCGCCATCCCTAGAAGTAGTTCCTGTTCCATTGGGTCTTCTACAAGAGTCTCATGATGTCCTCAAATGCTGGTATGTACTCTCATATTATTCTATTTCTCAGTCTACTCCACTCTTTTGTTTTTTAGTCTTTATGGCTGTCTCGTAATAAAGTCTTTCTTACTGGTAGTAGCTGAACTGGCCTGCCGTGAAAAGCACTCTTGAGTTACTTCATAAGCAGTCATCTATAGTTACTTTGAGCTGCCGTGTGCCTTGTCCTCTGCATCTTCACAAACTCCTGCTTCTCCTTCTGTTGCGGAGGCTCTGCTGGCTGGGAAGGGAGGGGTGGTTTATTCTCTGCAGTACTATTTCCTTTCCCACTGCTCGCATCACTCACCctttctctctcactttctctctttTCTCACACTTTTGAAACCTGAAACACCAGTTGTGGCATTTAGAATTGAATTTAGAAAGCCATTTGAATCTGAATTGAGTTTGCAAACAGAATATGGAATtgaaatttgaatttaaaataagtagaatttaaaggattagttcactttcaaatgaaaattaccccaagctttactcacccacatCCTAGgggtatatgactttcttctttctgatgaacacagtcagagaaatattaataaatatcctgatgcatccgagctttataatgacagtaagcattaccaaacgagtatgagctgacgaaagtgtctccatccatccatcataaacatattccacacagctccagggtggttaataaaggctttcagaagtgaagtgatgcgtttgtgtaaaaacaatccatatttaacaagttaagaAGTAATGTTTAtctgtggaatatgtttatgatggatggatgtggatgtagacactttcttcagctcatacttgtttgGTAATGctttgatcaaagctgaattttagcATCATTAGTCCAGTCTCATGTTGCATTTACACAGGGCGCCGGCGTTAatgcttctcatttactttgaatgggtgacgtcatgcgttgccgaactgaattgtgggttccattgcgtcgcttcactcgcgttgcaagtgtgcagaagttgaagatttctcaacttttcaagcgccaaTGCAGGCATCATCCAATCAGATCGCCCTATGCAAATACCCTAGAGCAGTCGCTAGCCAATTGCGTTCGTGCAACTCCAGAAAGTAATGTGATTAGCTGTTATCACTATAACGGTCGCgtcaacacaagcttcagacacgccctcAATCAAGCGTTGATGCTGACGACCTGTGTGAATGCAGCGctgagtgtcacatgatccttcagaaatcattctaatatgctgatttgctgctcaaacatTTCtgatcattatcaatgttgaaaacagttgtgttgcttcatatttttgtagaaatgaTGATACAtaatttttaggattctttgatgaatagaaaattgcATGTAGAAGCACCTGCATGTAGAAAGTCATCTGTTTTTTCCCGTTTTGTTGAATATCTTCTGATTTCTGTTCCTTAAATTCCAGTTCAAATTCCTTTTCAACATCCTGTGGGTTGTGgctaattcaattcaaattcacacACTTAAACTGAAAGGGaccaattttatttaattttgaatCAGGCGCATGCATGACCCAGAATCCTCTGTTTCCTGCCTTCTATCCTTTTGTGTCTCTCTCACTGCATGGAGAGAGACATAATTCGATATTCAAATGTTTCTACCCAGGAAATCGGACATCATCTTCATCAAATTAATTTTTCAGTAATGTTCATTGTAGTGTAGTAATGGATTCGTCTCATTATTGAGAGAAGCACTTGCCTTCCATGATCGTTTCATCTTGTTCCCTGGGCTCCTCAGCATTATCATGACTATTTTAGTCCTCTCATGCAGAATTAAGATTTCCTTTTTGAGTCATAACACAGAGGGAAGATCTTATCGTACTTTCAGAGCTCAGAGGAATTTTCACTTATGCTTCATTGCAATATCAACTTTGTATATAATGAATGTGGATAAGCATAGCTCAAATTATTTCTTTGTCTGAGAATTTGTTGAGAAATgtttgggttacactttattttacagtatgtgtacttacagtgtacttacccaATAAAGTActgtaatataaggtaactacatgggttaaggttaggtttaggggtaggttcagggttagtacctagttataaCCCAGTTCTTGTAATTGCTATAATAAGTACGTACTATGTACATAAGGAACAGGAGtcggactgtaaaataaagtgctaccagtGTTTGAGTTCAGATCAAGATCATGGCAGATCTGAGCACAGTTTGTGATATTTtagttagtacctagttataaCCCAGTTGTTGTAAAtgctataataagtacatgctATGTACATAAGGAACGGGACTGTTAAATAAACTGCTACCAGTGTTTGAGTTGAGACCATGGCAGATCTGAGCACAGTTTGTGATACAGATTTTTTCTGAAACTTTAGAGGAGACACAGGTGAGATTACTGGgggtttttttcccctcaggaGACAATATCTGAAACATTAAACTTAAATTAGAGTCTCCATTTTCTCTCCATTTAATATTGTTACATTCTAGAGGATACGACTGAGAAATTAAAGAGATCTcattcgttattttttttttctatgagaatttatacattatatttgagCAGTGCAAATCATGCTGCACTAATGAtgaacacacatacaaacatggTAAATTATTTCTGGTGCATTACCCTGATGCGGTTCATTTAGAAGAGGGATTCACAAACTTAAACCATAATActttaagttattttaataattacacATCACGTTTGCATTGGATTGGTCTCTAATGTTGGTTAATTGTCACATTACATGGACATCTTTTTAGTGttttaattttggtttatatattttaacccTCTACGGCACAAATGTTGATGGCAGGggccatcaaaaaaaaaaaaaaaatccacatcattttttggttcattggggtacatttttattgataaaacaatttttttgactttttttttttttccaacattAGCTTATAAACAATCGCATGCCATAAATGTGTGCTATTCAATGATTgcgaagcagtctgaagtgctgctggATGAGCctgtatagaccttatgtagccccgccccttttcagcgctgcgctcgttgtcttttgacttccggtttgttattccacagcgatcttacaTATCAATGAATGAActactcattttaaaatcttcccggtctactgacatttgttatgacatctgctttaaacataacaatgctcattaTAACTTTCCttaactctacaacaggtaaatccacttcaccagctaaatATTCTTCAACAACGATGCCAttgaaatatacagggctaccacaaaaacagaagttcaaagacaatattctattgtatttattttcccGCGGTTAGAACAGCAtgttacacttcaaatgtgcgcatcttccacacagaacagcagtcctgactggatatTTTCCCAAATCGTCCGTCTCTATcattttcgtctcgtttttattcgttgaTGAAAATTAGAGTAAATTTTAGTCCGAGTTTTTGTAgttcaaaatgcatttttatttagcaatcATCTCGTTTTCTTCCATGAAAAAATGTCGTTGACAAATTGACAAATTATTTGTCAACTAAATGAACACtgctcccacaccttactggacTGTTCTTTGGTACTTTTTCGACCTTACTAATtggttgtaatcatttaaagaaaaattgaCTAAACATAGGGCTTAAGAAAATGTtccgttgcctgagggcaacgctgtgctgtagagggttaattttacatttttatgcttTAATTTTCATCAACTCAAGGAACACACTGATTTAGAATGTTGCAACTGACCAATCaaaatcaagtattccagaCAGCTGTGtcataatgaaatta contains the following coding sequences:
- the LOC125273324 gene encoding adenosine receptor A1; this encodes MEQELLLGMAKMSTVTVTESWEKADLVYISIESTIALASVLGNVLVVLVVGMNQALRDPTFCFIVSLALADIAVGVLVIPLAVVISLGLNTQFYTCLFISCLLVIITQSSILSLLAIAIDRFLRVKIPTRYNIIVTQRRAWVAVGLCWLISFLTGLVPMAGWHRSPPANVSTTSIQCQFTNVMRMDYMVYFNFFVWVVVPLTIMIGLYAEIFRVICRQLNRRAEATCDSSKYYRKELKLAKSLALVLFLFALCWLPLHIMNSIVFFCPTCTVPKSALYVGIFMSHVNSALNPLVYAFRIQRFRDTLIHIIQRFVLCKSPSQHGPGPITEKTQVQ